The Sporichthyaceae bacterium genomic sequence CTGCCGAGCCGTTGCCCAAGCGGTTGATCTCCATTGCCCGTGGAACCGGTGAGGTTGACACGGTCTATCACCTGATGTTCGACGAGCTCGATGCTGCGGTCGCGGCCATGGCGTCGGCGGAACAGCGCGCGGTGTGGGCGGAGATGGTGGAGCAGCGCCGGCTGCGTCCCTACAGCGCGTTGGCCCGCGATCTGGTGCTCAGTTGAGTGGTCGTGTTGCCAGTTCACCGCGGATGTGTCCGGCGACCGCGGCGGCGAGGCCGCCGGGGACTGCATTGCCGATCTGTTTGGCGATCTCGATTTTCGAGCCGCACCACAGGTAGTCCTCCGGGAAGTCCTGGAGTGCGGCGGCCTCGGCGTGGGTGATGACGCGATTGACCCGGCGGGCTGGGTTGTCGAGCTCCCATTGCGGGTGCAGGTATTGACCTTTCTCGGGTTTGAAGAATTCGGTGCGGATGGTCAGCGACGGCGCGTCCCAGCGCATGCGGCCCATGACGTCGGTGGTTCCGGTGGGCTTCTCGCGCCAGCAGCGTGGCAGGAGTTCTTCGTGGACGTCGAAACGTCCGCCGCCCGGGGGCACACAGTCATAGCGCGCCAAGGACAGCGGCCGGGGTTGACGCCCGAAATGCAAATCGCGGCTCTTGAAGATGCCCGGTACCTGCTGGCCGAAGAACATCGTCTTGGACTCGGGCAACTCGGTGCCCCGCGCCGCCCACGGGAAGCGTTGTTCGTCGCCGATTCGGTCTCGGACGGGGGCCCACGGCAGCAGGCCGTCGCCGGGGTTTTTGGCGTGGGTTGGTGCGGGCAGGTCGATGCGTCCGACGCGGGAGCCGATGACGATGGTGCGTGGGCGGCGCTGAGCGACGCCGTAGTCGGCGGCCAGGAGCACGGCGTGGCTGAGTTCGTAGTCGGCGATCAGGCCCCCGGCGGCCTCGTTCAGCAGCAGGGCGAATTCGGTGCTGGACCGGAATCGGTCGACGTTCTCGATCACGAAC encodes the following:
- a CDS encoding DNA cytosine methyltransferase; amino-acid sequence: MTEQLTMIDLFAGCGGMSVGFARHGFRSALAVEWNLHAAATYAANFGEDHTFWGDIAELPDDQVPLADVVIGGPPCQGFSNLGSRDVDDPRNQLWKQYLRVVGLARPRVFVIENVDRFRSSTEFALLLNEAAGGLIADYELSHAVLLAADYGVAQRRPRTIVIGSRVGRIDLPAPTHAKNPGDGLLPWAPVRDRIGDEQRFPWAARGTELPESKTMFFGQQVPGIFKSRDLHFGRQPRPLSLARYDCVPPGGGRFDVHEELLPRCWREKPTGTTDVMGRMRWDAPSLTIRTEFFKPEKGQYLHPQWELDNPARRVNRVITHAEAAALQDFPEDYLWCGSKIEIAKQIGNAVPGGLAAAVAGHIRGELATRPLN